The following are encoded in a window of Verrucomicrobiia bacterium genomic DNA:
- a CDS encoding CoA transferase, whose protein sequence is MKPLEGILVLDFSQFLAGPAAALRMADLGARVIKIERPGSGDLCRQLYISNLGIEGDSTLFHSINRNKQSYAADLKNPAHLAEIKSLLKKADVVLQNFRPGVMARIGLEYEDVRRINPRAVYGRVTGYGTEGPWVDLPGQDLLAQSVSGLAWLSGDAAQGPVPMGLAVADLAASAHLVQGVLACLVRRGITGEGGLVEVSLLESILDLQFEVFSTHLNDGGHEPRRSAVRNGHAYLGAPYGIYQTADSWMALAMGSVTRLGELLECAALQEYQDPKTWFSQRDVIKAKLREHLAAKPVAWCLERLRAADYWCAEVLTWSRLRSEEAYRVLGWEQTVTLPGGSEVRTSRCPIRIDGERFYSSLGSPRIGQHNDQIKAEFGL, encoded by the coding sequence ATGAAGCCGCTGGAAGGAATTCTCGTTCTCGACTTCAGCCAGTTCCTTGCAGGGCCCGCCGCCGCGTTGCGCATGGCGGATCTCGGCGCGCGCGTCATCAAAATTGAACGGCCTGGAAGCGGAGATCTCTGCCGCCAGTTGTATATTTCAAACCTTGGAATCGAAGGTGACAGCACGTTGTTTCATTCCATCAATCGAAACAAGCAGAGCTATGCGGCTGACCTGAAAAACCCGGCGCACCTTGCCGAAATCAAATCGCTGTTAAAGAAGGCGGATGTCGTCCTGCAAAACTTCCGCCCCGGCGTGATGGCACGGATCGGATTGGAATATGAAGACGTGCGCAGGATCAACCCCCGCGCCGTATACGGCCGCGTGACGGGTTATGGAACGGAAGGTCCCTGGGTGGATTTGCCGGGGCAGGATCTGCTTGCGCAATCCGTTTCCGGACTCGCGTGGCTGAGCGGCGACGCAGCACAGGGCCCTGTGCCGATGGGCCTTGCTGTTGCGGATCTCGCGGCGAGCGCGCATCTCGTTCAGGGCGTGCTTGCGTGCCTGGTGCGCCGCGGGATCACGGGCGAAGGCGGGCTCGTGGAAGTGAGCCTTCTTGAATCCATTCTCGACCTGCAGTTCGAAGTGTTCTCAACGCACCTGAATGACGGCGGTCATGAACCCAGGCGCAGCGCTGTTCGAAACGGGCACGCGTATCTCGGGGCGCCTTATGGAATCTACCAAACTGCGGACAGTTGGATGGCGCTCGCGATGGGATCTGTCACACGGCTCGGTGAACTCCTGGAATGCGCCGCATTGCAGGAGTATCAGGATCCCAAAACGTGGTTTAGCCAGCGCGATGTAATCAAAGCCAAGCTGCGGGAACACCTTGCAGCCAAACCTGTTGCCTGGTGCCTTGAGCGTTTGCGCGCAGCGGATTACTGGTGCGCGGAAGTCTTGACGTGGTCGCGACTGCGATCCGAGGAAGCGTATCGCGTGCTGGGCTGGGAACAGACAGTCACATTGCCAGGCGGCTCTGAAGTGCGCACGTCGCGTTGTCCCATCCGCATCGATGGCGAACGCTTTTACTCGTCACTTGGCTCTCCGCGCATCGGCCAGCACAACGATCAGATCAAAGCAGAGTTTGGGCTATGA
- a CDS encoding cobalamin-independent methionine synthase II family protein codes for MNRFRNTVVGSYPRPSQVEDTLKKPTLSESEIAGLIRWAAKDQSDLGLDVITDGEAYRENMYYFYQKRLDGISMENMPRKTFGNAGFGIECARVVGEIKNPKFNLARNWKIAREVAPKHVQVKQTVTGPHVLTRFSVNERPDLYPDEQALCRAYAKVLGEELRAVIEAGCQFIQFDEPMWTEAPEQSEWAAGILNELIESLPKVRAGLHVCGGNPRRKRVYFTKYTDLVPAFTRARIDEVSLEHCTLSYDLMDLWKLWHFKGDLALGVIDQRSDAIETVDVIRKRVEPALRHFPRERLILTSECGFGHVPLEITRAKLRVLVEACGAL; via the coding sequence ATGAATCGATTCCGCAACACCGTTGTCGGCAGTTACCCGCGTCCCAGCCAGGTTGAAGACACGCTCAAGAAACCGACGCTCAGTGAATCCGAGATCGCCGGCCTCATCCGCTGGGCGGCGAAGGATCAGTCCGATCTCGGGCTTGACGTCATCACGGACGGCGAGGCGTACCGCGAGAACATGTATTACTTTTACCAGAAGCGGCTGGACGGCATTTCCATGGAGAACATGCCAAGGAAAACATTTGGCAATGCGGGGTTTGGGATCGAATGCGCCCGCGTGGTCGGCGAAATCAAAAACCCGAAATTCAACCTGGCACGCAATTGGAAGATCGCCCGCGAAGTGGCGCCGAAGCACGTGCAGGTAAAGCAAACCGTCACTGGCCCGCATGTGCTCACGCGGTTCAGCGTGAACGAGCGGCCGGACCTGTATCCTGATGAACAGGCGCTGTGCCGCGCGTATGCGAAGGTGCTTGGGGAAGAACTGCGGGCGGTGATCGAGGCGGGCTGCCAGTTCATTCAGTTCGACGAACCGATGTGGACCGAAGCGCCGGAACAAAGCGAATGGGCGGCAGGCATCCTGAATGAGTTGATTGAATCGCTGCCGAAAGTGCGCGCCGGCCTGCATGTGTGCGGCGGAAATCCGCGGCGCAAGCGCGTGTACTTCACCAAATACACCGACCTTGTGCCTGCGTTCACGCGCGCGCGCATTGATGAAGTCTCTCTGGAACACTGCACGCTCAGCTACGACCTGATGGACTTGTGGAAGCTCTGGCATTTCAAGGGCGACCTCGCGCTCGGCGTGATTGACCAGCGCAGCGATGCCATTGAAACAGTGGATGTCATTCGAAAACGCGTTGAACCCGCCCTGCGGCATTTTCCGCGCGAGCGCCTGATTCTCACGAGCGAATGCGGGTTCGGGCATGTGCCCTTGGAGATTACGCGCGCCAAGTTGCGCGTGCTCGTGGAAGCGTGCGGAGCCTTATGA
- a CDS encoding NAD(P)-dependent oxidoreductase — translation MKFLVTGGTGFIGWRVVRNLLDRNLPVVIGDCQLDQHVLPRVAGAELATLDVSDASSVRAVFEQHPGISHVIHLAYLMSAEVEANPHLGASVNILGMINLFETAVRQKLARLVFASSETVYGASQAPYAGRDVVEEDFCGPADHFFTYGVMKTLNEFMAQKYVQKHGVSIACTRPPVVFGYGRKRGSVLWAEDFATLPALGKPVKLPFPSHTRDCWIYVDDCAEQLVRLALKPQLLHFAYNNGGESVTAAELAERVREWLPGAEIQFDESKPTTPLIDRMSGRRLEQEIGFSPRPLRDGIRAHINEARAANGLPPV, via the coding sequence GTGAAATTTCTGGTTACTGGCGGCACTGGTTTCATTGGCTGGCGCGTCGTGCGCAACCTCCTCGACCGCAACCTCCCGGTGGTGATCGGAGACTGCCAGCTGGACCAGCACGTTCTCCCGCGGGTTGCCGGCGCGGAACTGGCCACGCTCGACGTGTCCGACGCCAGCTCGGTTCGCGCCGTTTTTGAGCAGCATCCCGGCATCTCCCACGTCATTCACCTGGCATACCTGATGAGCGCGGAGGTGGAGGCCAATCCACACCTCGGCGCGAGCGTGAACATCCTGGGAATGATCAATTTGTTCGAAACCGCCGTCCGCCAAAAACTGGCGCGCCTCGTTTTCGCAAGCAGCGAAACCGTGTATGGCGCGTCGCAGGCGCCCTATGCCGGGCGCGATGTCGTGGAGGAGGATTTCTGCGGGCCAGCGGATCACTTCTTTACGTATGGCGTCATGAAAACCCTTAACGAATTCATGGCGCAGAAATACGTGCAGAAGCATGGCGTCAGCATCGCGTGCACGCGTCCGCCCGTGGTCTTCGGTTACGGCCGCAAGCGCGGGTCGGTTCTCTGGGCGGAGGATTTTGCCACGCTGCCGGCACTCGGCAAACCCGTGAAGCTTCCCTTTCCGTCGCACACGCGCGATTGCTGGATTTACGTGGACGATTGCGCTGAACAATTGGTTCGGCTGGCGCTGAAGCCGCAGTTGTTGCACTTCGCCTACAACAACGGCGGCGAATCTGTCACGGCCGCCGAGCTCGCAGAGCGCGTTCGGGAATGGCTGCCGGGTGCGGAGATTCAATTCGATGAATCCAAGCCCACAACGCCATTGATCGATCGCATGAGCGGCCGCAGGCTGGAACAGGAAATTGGATTTTCACCGCGCCCGTTGCGCGACGGCATTCGCGCGCACATCAATGAAGCTCGCGCGGCGAATGGCCTGCCACCCGTTTAA
- the ilvN gene encoding acetolactate synthase small subunit: MRHTISVLVENKFGVLTRVAGLFSGRGYNIDSLNVAPTHDATASRMTIVTHGDEATLEQIVKQLNRLPDVIKIQDFREGEYVDRELVLVKVSVDSKSRAEVMQVTDIFRAKIVDVQQKTLTIEITGDESKIGKFLELMATFGIVDLTRTGKAAMSRK; encoded by the coding sequence ATGCGACACACAATTTCAGTTCTGGTGGAAAACAAATTCGGCGTGCTCACGCGCGTCGCCGGATTGTTCAGCGGCCGCGGGTATAACATCGATTCGCTGAATGTCGCCCCCACACACGATGCCACCGCTTCGCGGATGACGATTGTCACGCATGGCGACGAAGCCACGCTCGAACAGATCGTGAAGCAACTGAATCGCCTTCCCGATGTCATCAAGATCCAGGATTTTCGCGAAGGCGAGTATGTGGATCGCGAACTTGTGCTGGTCAAAGTCTCTGTGGATTCCAAGAGCCGCGCTGAAGTCATGCAGGTCACGGATATTTTCCGCGCGAAGATCGTCGATGTTCAGCAGAAGACGTTGACCATTGAAATCACGGGTGACGAAAGCAAGATCGGCAAGTTCCTGGAACTGATGGCAACCTTCGGGATTGTCGATCTCACCCGGACTGGCAAGGCGGCGATGTCGCGGAAATAG
- the ilvC gene encoding ketol-acid reductoisomerase produces the protein MSISPGLARRRCRGNSCRCRANLAVHSTLNSTSNSFMAKVYTDKDADLGVLKNKTLAVLGFGSQGHAHALNLKESGLKVIIGLYEGSKSIPVAKDKGFEVFTTAEAVRRADVIMVALPDTKQPAAYKKDIEPNLTKGKTLLFSHGFSIHFKTIVPPNNVNVIMVAPKGPGHIVRRQYTEGKGVPSLIAVYQNPGKDAKKIALAWAKGIGGTRAGVIETNFKEETETDLFGEQTVLCGGASALVQAGFETLVEAGYSPEMAYFECLHELKLIVDLMNEAGISGMRFSISETAKWGDISVGPKIIDASVKKRMKAALKDIQSGKFAKDWVKEYEGGYKKYNALLKKGEQHPIEKTGSKLRAMMPWMQKRSIKGAQAAY, from the coding sequence TTGTCGATCTCACCCGGACTGGCAAGGCGGCGATGTCGCGGAAATAGCTGCCGCTGCCGGGCAAACCTTGCGGTTCATTCAACCCTAAATTCAACTTCCAATTCTTTTATGGCAAAAGTCTATACCGACAAAGACGCTGATCTGGGCGTCCTTAAAAACAAAACGCTCGCGGTCCTCGGCTTCGGCTCCCAGGGGCACGCCCACGCGCTCAACCTCAAGGAAAGCGGACTGAAGGTCATCATCGGCCTTTACGAAGGCAGCAAGTCGATTCCCGTCGCAAAAGACAAGGGCTTCGAAGTGTTCACCACCGCTGAAGCTGTGCGGCGCGCCGATGTCATCATGGTGGCGCTTCCTGACACGAAGCAGCCTGCTGCTTACAAGAAGGACATCGAGCCGAATCTGACGAAGGGCAAGACGCTGCTCTTCTCGCACGGGTTTTCCATTCATTTCAAGACGATCGTCCCCCCGAACAATGTCAATGTGATCATGGTTGCGCCCAAGGGCCCCGGCCACATTGTGCGGCGCCAATACACCGAAGGCAAAGGCGTGCCCAGCCTGATCGCGGTGTACCAGAATCCAGGCAAGGACGCGAAGAAGATCGCGCTCGCATGGGCCAAGGGTATCGGCGGCACCCGCGCGGGTGTCATCGAGACGAACTTCAAGGAGGAGACGGAAACGGATCTGTTCGGCGAGCAGACTGTGCTCTGCGGCGGCGCCAGCGCGCTGGTGCAGGCCGGGTTCGAGACATTGGTCGAGGCGGGTTACTCGCCCGAGATGGCCTATTTCGAATGCCTGCACGAGCTGAAGCTGATTGTCGATCTCATGAATGAGGCGGGCATCAGCGGCATGCGCTTTTCCATCTCCGAAACGGCCAAGTGGGGCGACATCTCCGTCGGGCCGAAGATCATTGACGCCAGCGTGAAGAAGCGGATGAAGGCGGCATTGAAGGACATCCAATCTGGCAAGTTCGCCAAGGATTGGGTGAAGGAATATGAGGGCGGCTACAAGAAATACAATGCGCTGCTGAAAAAGGGCGAGCAGCATCCGATCGAAAAGACCGGTTCCAAACTTCGGGCAATGATGCCTTGGATGCAGAAGCGATCCATCAAGGGAGCCCAGGCCGCATACTGA
- a CDS encoding ABC transporter ATP-binding protein has protein sequence MSRDDSSPTGLPPRPRKRLRRALKFALPFRRSVAIIFGITLGLAGINAAEPLVLKFIFDNVMPGTSTEVLLYGIALLIGIGIFREIASAFTSWLTWRARLGIHYTLLENTVERLHRMPLSFHRAEGVGAIMTRLDRGIQGFINGITQILFNVFPAVLYLAIAITVMFSLNWKLAVIVICFVPLPAIIAALAGPEQTRRERELLDQWSKIYSRFNEVLSGIVTVRSFAMEDVEKRRFLKDVNAANKIVIRGVGIDTGLGAATNLVVTFARIAAIALGGLFIIKGSISVGTLIAFLGYVGGLFGPVQGLTGIYQTIQKAYVSLDEIFSILDVQDLLGDAPNAVELKQVKGHVHFSGLKFHYEERDRPILDGVDLEVPPGQTLAIVGPSGSGKTTLMALLMRFYDPQEGVVRIDGHDIRSVKQRSLRRNIGTVLQDPLLFNDTIRNNIAYGRPEASPADVEEAARAANAYGFISQMPEKFETMVGERGSRMSVGERQRVAIARALLKNPPILVLDEATSSLDAESEALVQEALDRLMKGRTTFVIAHRLATVVHADRIIVLKAGRIAESGTHEQLMRVGGYYSTLVERQTRGLIRNEGEPEH, from the coding sequence GTGTCACGAGACGATTCCTCGCCAACTGGTTTACCCCCGCGCCCGCGGAAAAGGCTGCGGCGGGCGCTAAAGTTCGCGCTGCCGTTCCGCCGCTCGGTCGCGATCATCTTCGGCATCACGCTCGGGCTCGCAGGCATCAACGCTGCCGAGCCCCTCGTCCTCAAGTTCATCTTCGACAACGTCATGCCGGGGACATCCACGGAGGTCCTGCTGTATGGCATTGCTCTCCTGATTGGCATTGGAATCTTCCGCGAGATCGCCAGCGCGTTCACAAGCTGGCTCACATGGCGCGCGCGCCTCGGGATTCATTACACACTCCTGGAAAACACCGTCGAGCGGCTGCATCGAATGCCCCTCAGCTTTCATCGAGCTGAAGGTGTGGGCGCGATCATGACGCGGTTGGATCGCGGCATCCAAGGTTTCATCAACGGGATCACACAGATCCTGTTCAACGTTTTTCCCGCGGTATTATATCTCGCCATCGCCATCACCGTGATGTTCAGCCTGAACTGGAAACTCGCCGTCATCGTGATCTGCTTCGTCCCGTTGCCCGCCATCATTGCCGCGCTGGCCGGACCTGAGCAAACCCGGCGGGAGCGGGAGCTTCTCGATCAATGGTCCAAAATTTATTCGCGGTTCAACGAAGTGCTTTCGGGGATCGTGACGGTGCGAAGCTTCGCAATGGAAGACGTCGAGAAACGGCGCTTCCTGAAGGACGTAAACGCAGCGAACAAAATCGTGATCCGCGGCGTGGGCATCGACACCGGCCTTGGTGCAGCGACAAATCTCGTCGTCACCTTTGCCCGCATCGCGGCGATCGCGCTCGGCGGCCTTTTTATCATCAAGGGCAGCATCAGCGTAGGCACCCTGATTGCCTTTCTCGGATACGTCGGCGGGCTCTTTGGACCCGTTCAGGGGTTGACGGGAATTTATCAAACAATTCAGAAGGCTTACGTGTCGCTCGACGAAATTTTTTCCATTCTCGATGTGCAGGACCTGCTAGGGGACGCGCCGAACGCCGTGGAACTGAAACAGGTGAAGGGACACGTTCATTTCTCGGGTTTGAAGTTCCATTACGAAGAACGCGACCGGCCCATCCTGGATGGAGTCGACCTCGAGGTGCCGCCCGGCCAAACCCTGGCAATCGTTGGACCAAGCGGGTCCGGGAAGACGACGCTGATGGCCTTGCTGATGCGTTTCTACGATCCACAGGAAGGAGTGGTGCGCATCGACGGACACGATATCCGTTCAGTAAAACAGCGTTCGCTTCGCCGGAATATCGGCACGGTGCTGCAGGATCCGCTGCTGTTCAACGACACCATTCGCAACAACATCGCGTACGGCCGGCCAGAGGCGTCACCCGCCGACGTCGAAGAGGCCGCCCGGGCCGCAAACGCTTACGGGTTCATTTCACAAATGCCGGAAAAATTCGAAACAATGGTGGGCGAGCGGGGCAGCCGGATGTCCGTGGGAGAACGACAGCGCGTGGCGATCGCGCGCGCACTGCTGAAGAACCCGCCGATCCTGGTTCTGGACGAAGCCACATCGTCGCTCGATGCCGAATCTGAGGCATTGGTTCAGGAGGCGCTGGATCGGTTGATGAAAGGCCGCACCACGTTTGTGATCGCGCATCGACTCGCCACGGTGGTTCATGCCGATCGCATCATCGTTCTGAAGGCAGGCCGGATTGCGGAATCAGGAACCCACGAACAACTGATGCGGGTGGGTGGCTATTATTCGACGCTGGTGGAGCGTCAGACACGCGGATTGATTCGCAATGAAGGCGAACCCGAGCACTGA
- the mtnP gene encoding S-methyl-5'-thioadenosine phosphorylase — MAKYRIGVIGGSGLYHIDGFTKQKWVKVKTPFGATSDDFLTGELCGREVVFLPRHGRGHRILPSELNHRANVWAMKKLGVAWIISASAVGSLQAKYKPCDVVLPGQFVDRTKRDFEHTFFGRGIVAHVAFADPVCTELRQLLHKSARALKARVHNGGTYVNMEGPAFSTRAESIANHKSGFDVIGMTNLGEAKCSREAEIAYATIAMVTDYDCWKVDEEHVTVEMIIENLRKNATLAKEIIASTIPQIPAEPAWPCHSALANAIMTDRKCWPKKTQKELRPLLAKYL, encoded by the coding sequence ATGGCGAAATACAGAATCGGTGTGATCGGTGGGAGCGGGCTGTATCACATTGACGGGTTCACGAAACAGAAATGGGTGAAGGTGAAAACCCCGTTTGGCGCGACATCCGACGATTTTCTCACAGGCGAACTGTGCGGACGCGAAGTTGTCTTCCTTCCGAGACACGGGCGCGGGCATCGAATCCTGCCCAGTGAGTTGAATCATCGGGCCAATGTTTGGGCGATGAAGAAGCTCGGCGTGGCATGGATCATCAGCGCCAGCGCAGTGGGATCACTCCAGGCCAAGTACAAGCCGTGCGACGTGGTGCTGCCCGGCCAGTTTGTCGACCGGACCAAGCGTGATTTTGAGCACACGTTCTTCGGCCGCGGGATCGTTGCGCACGTGGCGTTCGCGGATCCCGTCTGCACGGAACTGCGACAGTTGCTTCACAAGAGCGCCAGGGCGCTCAAGGCTCGGGTGCACAACGGTGGTACATACGTCAACATGGAAGGCCCGGCTTTCAGCACGCGGGCAGAATCGATCGCCAATCACAAATCGGGTTTCGACGTTATCGGAATGACGAACCTGGGAGAGGCGAAGTGCTCACGCGAGGCGGAGATTGCCTACGCGACAATTGCGATGGTAACGGATTATGACTGCTGGAAGGTGGACGAGGAGCACGTCACGGTGGAGATGATCATTGAGAATCTCCGGAAAAACGCGACGCTTGCGAAGGAAATCATCGCTTCAACCATTCCGCAGATTCCGGCCGAGCCGGCTTGGCCGTGTCACAGCGCGCTGGCAAACGCCATCATGACGGATCGAAAGTGCTGGCCGAAGAAGACGCAGAAGGAATTGAGGCCGCTGCTGGCAAAGTATCTCTAG
- a CDS encoding DUF2934 domain-containing protein has protein sequence MARELPKPNAMKPNTPTQEEISARAYQIFVERGCPEGRDLEHWLEAEAQLNASTQMQTQAPAATTASIGTSPDSRTATRQTQGRKAQKTATSARI, from the coding sequence ATGGCCAGAGAGTTGCCCAAACCGAACGCAATGAAACCGAACACACCAACCCAGGAAGAAATCTCCGCGCGCGCTTACCAGATATTTGTCGAACGCGGCTGCCCCGAAGGGCGGGATCTGGAACACTGGCTCGAAGCTGAAGCCCAGCTCAACGCCAGCACCCAGATGCAAACCCAAGCCCCGGCTGCGACCACGGCGAGCATCGGAACCTCCCCCGATTCACGGACGGCCACGCGCCAGACGCAGGGGAGGAAGGCGCAGAAGACCGCCACATCGGCTCGGATCTAA
- a CDS encoding ferritin-like domain-containing protein — MNQTAQANDELLRGLNDDLAAEWGTIMRYTYQAAKAVGLRGMELREFLEKEIPDELGHARFLTDIITDLGGEPEMKAREWDRTTDLKPMLEMDLRLELGDVENYTKHAKLAEQLGLTELKVKLEEMAADESRHARDLNRILKGL, encoded by the coding sequence ATGAATCAAACAGCGCAAGCCAATGATGAATTGCTCCGGGGCCTGAACGATGATCTAGCCGCCGAGTGGGGGACGATCATGCGTTATACGTACCAGGCGGCGAAGGCGGTCGGGTTGCGCGGGATGGAACTTCGGGAGTTCCTGGAAAAGGAAATTCCCGACGAACTTGGGCACGCGAGGTTTTTGACGGATATCATCACGGACCTCGGCGGCGAGCCCGAGATGAAGGCACGGGAATGGGACCGCACGACGGACCTGAAGCCGATGCTTGAGATGGACCTTCGGCTGGAGCTTGGAGACGTGGAAAACTACACGAAGCACGCCAAGCTCGCCGAACAACTGGGGCTCACCGAACTCAAGGTGAAGCTTGAAGAAATGGCGGCAGACGAATCGCGTCACGCCCGCGACCTGAACAGAATTTTGAAGGGGCTGTAG